A single region of the Streptomyces sp. NBC_01262 genome encodes:
- a CDS encoding DNRLRE domain-containing protein, with protein MSERTADSTTYALPDGTLSTEAYAGPIRVKQDGAWTDIDTSLSDTGADLTPGAAAADIAVSDGGDKSLASVSKGDTSFGLGWQDKLPTPTVKDATASYDLGGGQTLKVTALAQGFSENLVLTQQPDAAASYRIPLDLQGLTLSQADSGHLLLKDAGGKLVAEAPAPMMWDASKNPASGESAHQERVATKIETAGDGSQTLVLTPAADFLATATYPVTVDPTSTLAVTTDTWIQYPDYPDSQIGSQELKSGSYDAGAHVARTYLKFDVSKFTGKHITSATMSLYNYYSATCSTTGASTTARRVTSDWDSHTIAWGSEPTLTTVNLAANTGHWGYSSSCPANWSNWTLTGMVQDWANGAANYGIGIRSADQTDSTSWRRFRSANYTTSGYAPKLVVNYNSYATTSGLAISPSSVNAYSGKRYVTTYTPTVSAKVTDADGSTVKGQFEITNDPSYSGETSYSYTATSASVSSGGTAKLTIPTASQLAASHLRMRVRGYDSTDYGAWSSYIYFVPNVAKPNAPTVTCPAYPQDTWADKATGSVTCTLDTSSTDGQGYLWGLDDAATPKSVYDTVDGNGGDPLTISISPGEDWHKLYAKTIDSGGNISTSATTYAFGVGDGAGLLTPGDGDSAARRISLASTGKSTYTGVTYQYRRGETDSWVDIPVVDVTKSSDGSAISAWPVAVTSGAPAALTWNVTNSLSQDGSLDIRAAFTDGTTTAYSSAHTITLDRNAGTAPSADVGPGSVNALTGDFTLSDTDASGFDLSVSRTASSRRPTAGADAEGQAAIFGPQWTSGTTAEITDSDWAYVRKTSATSVALVDADGDETGFTATSAGGWKPEPGLEYLTLTGSLTGSFTLKDDEGTTTTFAKVDSAATTWQVASTYLATDNSTTKVVSEKVTSGSSTLARPKYVIAPTSAVSSSTCETTPSTAGCRVVEFVYATSTTATSSALGDYSGQVKQIKEWATDPGASAATATVVAQYSYDNSGRLREDWDPRISPALKTAYTYDSAGRVATLTPAGELPWTFIYGMAGNAATAGSGMLLSASRPNLKAGSKSETDGTTATTSVVYDVPLTGSKAPNAVGTSDVGAWGQTDVPTDATAVFPADAVPSSNTGSDLAASDYKRATITYSDASGRAVNTATPGGHVDMTEYDRFGNTVRELSASNRELALATSGDGLAEQVALSIDQMSSADRAELLSTRSVYSSDGLRMLDQKGPLHLATLTSTLAAGSGGTDVPAGTSWPVRQHTVNAYDENRPTDGTATVANQVTTTTVGAWADGYPSDADVRTTSTQYDWVKGLPTAIITDPSGLALKTTTSYDSQGRVTKTTLPKSSGTDAGATVTTYYSATGTGACNGKPEWADFVCSTSPAGTITGGGSNPTQLPTKTAEYDRWGNVAKTTETANSVTRTAINTYDGAGRIKTTSVSGGVGTAVPDTTTAYDSDSGDVATVTSNGHTITHTYDQLGREISYNDGAGNTAATQYDALGRPVQTTDSAPSTTTYTYDTSKDPRGLETSRTDSVAGTFAATYDADGELATESLPGGYTLTVTQDETGAETSRVYTQDSDNSVVASDTTEESVQGQVVADTDTAGQSRSRAYTYDAAGRLTRADDTDPDGACTRRDYTFDNNTNRTALATSTSDVSAACTSTGATTTSYTYDSADRLVTSGTVYDAFGRTTTQASGATIGYYANDLVRQQTKDSKRQTWSLDASGRLAAWTTETQGTDGTWTQTGSKTNHYGSDGDSPDWTQETSSTITRNVQGSGGDLDAITSASGDTVLQLTDIHGDVTVRLPLDTSTAPTALAYDEYGNPEGDTTANRYGWLGGKQRSSETVTGATLMGIRLYDPTTGRFLSVDPVPGGSANSYEYCNGDPINNFDLDGKSWWRRALKYTAIGAGIAGAIACGASVVCGIAVGAAAGAGAYAATHAGRRSWRWNGFAKATTVGALSGIGWGGFTRGAGHEGIHLAWGGARRFGVSFTKKASARGSNFWWNRAGKYSNNFRIHSHRIPGMSRWKFIHYHRRGNGNIGNHRPWQGKW; from the coding sequence TTGTCGGAGCGGACGGCGGACTCGACGACCTACGCCCTGCCTGATGGGACGTTGTCGACGGAGGCGTATGCGGGGCCGATCCGGGTGAAGCAGGACGGTGCGTGGACGGACATCGACACGTCGCTGTCCGACACCGGCGCCGATCTGACGCCGGGGGCGGCGGCTGCGGACATCGCGGTGTCCGACGGCGGGGACAAGTCGTTGGCATCGGTGTCGAAGGGGGATACGTCCTTCGGGCTGGGCTGGCAGGACAAGCTCCCCACCCCGACGGTGAAGGACGCCACCGCCTCCTACGACCTGGGCGGCGGCCAGACCCTGAAGGTCACCGCGCTGGCCCAGGGATTCTCCGAGAACCTGGTCCTGACCCAGCAGCCGGACGCCGCCGCGTCGTACCGGATCCCGCTGGACCTGCAGGGGCTGACGCTGTCCCAGGCGGACTCCGGTCACCTGCTGCTGAAGGACGCCGGCGGGAAGCTGGTGGCCGAGGCCCCGGCGCCGATGATGTGGGACGCCTCCAAGAACCCAGCGTCCGGGGAGTCCGCCCACCAGGAGCGGGTCGCCACGAAGATCGAGACCGCCGGCGACGGATCGCAGACCCTGGTACTGACCCCCGCCGCCGATTTCCTGGCCACAGCGACGTACCCGGTGACGGTGGATCCGACCTCGACGCTGGCGGTGACCACCGACACCTGGATCCAGTACCCGGACTACCCCGACTCGCAGATCGGCTCGCAGGAGCTGAAGTCGGGCTCTTATGACGCCGGCGCACACGTGGCCCGCACCTACCTGAAGTTCGACGTGTCGAAGTTCACGGGCAAGCACATCACCAGTGCGACGATGTCGCTGTACAACTACTACTCCGCCACCTGTTCCACCACGGGTGCGAGCACCACGGCGCGCCGGGTGACGTCGGACTGGGACTCCCACACGATCGCCTGGGGCTCCGAGCCGACGCTGACCACGGTCAACCTGGCGGCCAACACCGGGCACTGGGGCTACAGTTCCTCCTGCCCGGCGAACTGGTCCAACTGGACCCTGACCGGCATGGTCCAGGACTGGGCCAACGGAGCGGCCAACTACGGCATCGGCATCCGCAGCGCGGACCAGACGGACTCCACCAGCTGGCGCCGCTTCCGCTCCGCGAACTACACCACCTCCGGGTACGCGCCCAAGCTGGTGGTGAACTACAACTCCTACGCCACCACCAGCGGCCTGGCGATCTCGCCGAGCTCGGTGAACGCCTACAGCGGTAAGCGGTACGTGACCACCTACACCCCCACCGTGTCGGCGAAGGTCACCGACGCGGACGGCTCGACGGTCAAGGGCCAGTTCGAGATCACCAACGACCCGTCGTACAGCGGTGAGACCTCGTACTCCTACACCGCGACCTCGGCCTCGGTGTCCTCCGGCGGCACCGCGAAGCTGACAATCCCCACCGCCAGCCAGCTGGCCGCCTCCCACCTGCGGATGCGGGTACGCGGCTACGACAGCACCGACTACGGGGCCTGGTCGTCCTACATCTACTTCGTGCCGAACGTCGCCAAGCCCAACGCCCCCACCGTCACCTGCCCCGCCTACCCCCAGGACACCTGGGCGGACAAGGCGACGGGGTCGGTGACCTGCACCCTGGACACCTCCTCCACCGACGGCCAGGGCTACCTGTGGGGCCTGGACGACGCCGCCACCCCGAAGTCGGTGTACGACACCGTCGACGGCAACGGCGGTGACCCGCTGACCATCTCGATCAGCCCGGGCGAGGACTGGCACAAGCTGTATGCCAAGACCATCGACTCCGGCGGCAACATCTCCACCTCCGCCACCACCTACGCCTTCGGTGTCGGCGACGGCGCCGGTCTGCTCACCCCGGGCGACGGGGACAGCGCCGCCCGGCGGATCAGCCTGGCCTCCACCGGCAAGAGCACGTACACCGGCGTCACCTACCAGTACCGGCGCGGTGAGACCGACTCCTGGGTCGACATCCCGGTCGTGGATGTCACCAAGTCGTCCGACGGCTCGGCGATCTCGGCCTGGCCCGTCGCCGTCACCAGCGGTGCCCCGGCGGCCTTGACGTGGAATGTCACCAACTCCCTGTCCCAGGACGGTTCCCTCGACATCCGGGCCGCCTTCACGGACGGCACGACGACGGCCTACTCGTCAGCACACACGATCACCCTGGACCGCAACGCCGGCACCGCCCCCAGCGCAGATGTCGGCCCAGGTTCCGTCAACGCTCTGACCGGCGACTTCACCCTGTCCGACACGGACGCCTCCGGCTTCGACCTGTCCGTGTCGCGGACCGCGTCCTCCCGCCGCCCGACTGCGGGCGCGGATGCGGAGGGCCAGGCGGCGATCTTCGGCCCGCAGTGGACCTCCGGGACCACGGCGGAGATCACCGACTCCGACTGGGCCTACGTCCGCAAGACCTCGGCAACCTCGGTCGCTCTGGTGGACGCGGACGGCGACGAGACCGGATTCACCGCCACCTCGGCGGGTGGCTGGAAGCCTGAGCCCGGCTTGGAGTATCTGACCCTGACCGGTTCGCTGACCGGCTCGTTCACGCTCAAGGACGATGAGGGCACTACGACCACGTTCGCGAAGGTAGACTCGGCGGCCACGACTTGGCAGGTTGCCAGCACCTACCTGGCGACTGACAACTCCACCACCAAGGTGGTCTCGGAGAAGGTCACCTCCGGCAGCAGCACCCTGGCGCGACCGAAGTACGTCATCGCCCCGACCTCGGCGGTGTCGTCCTCCACTTGTGAGACCACGCCCTCGACGGCCGGATGCCGGGTGGTGGAGTTCGTCTACGCCACCTCCACCACCGCCACCTCCAGCGCGCTGGGCGACTACAGCGGGCAGGTCAAGCAGATCAAGGAGTGGGCCACCGACCCGGGCGCCTCGGCGGCGACCGCCACGGTGGTGGCGCAGTACTCCTACGACAACTCCGGCCGACTGCGGGAGGACTGGGATCCCAGGATCAGCCCCGCGCTGAAGACGGCCTACACCTACGACTCGGCGGGCCGGGTCGCCACCCTGACCCCGGCCGGCGAACTGCCATGGACCTTCATCTACGGCATGGCCGGCAATGCGGCCACCGCCGGTTCGGGGATGCTGCTGTCGGCCTCCCGTCCGAACCTGAAGGCGGGCAGCAAGAGCGAGACCGACGGCACGACGGCCACCACGAGTGTGGTCTATGACGTGCCGCTGACCGGCTCCAAGGCGCCCAACGCGGTGGGCACCTCGGACGTCGGGGCCTGGGGCCAGACGGACGTGCCGACCGACGCGACGGCCGTTTTCCCAGCCGACGCCGTACCGTCGTCGAACACGGGCAGCGACTTGGCCGCTTCCGACTACAAGCGGGCGACGATCACCTACAGCGACGCCTCCGGCCGCGCGGTGAACACCGCCACGCCGGGCGGTCATGTCGACATGACCGAGTACGACCGCTTCGGCAACACCGTCCGCGAGCTGTCCGCGTCCAACCGTGAGTTGGCGCTGGCCACCAGCGGTGACGGGCTGGCCGAGCAGGTCGCGCTGAGCATCGACCAGATGAGTAGTGCCGACCGGGCAGAGTTGCTGTCCACCCGCTCGGTGTACTCCAGCGACGGTCTGCGGATGCTGGACCAGAAGGGCCCGCTGCACCTGGCCACCCTCACCTCCACCCTCGCCGCCGGGTCCGGCGGAACCGACGTGCCCGCCGGAACCTCCTGGCCGGTGCGCCAGCACACCGTCAACGCCTACGACGAGAACCGCCCCACCGACGGTACCGCCACTGTCGCCAACCAGGTCACCACCACCACGGTCGGGGCATGGGCCGACGGCTACCCCTCCGATGCCGACGTGCGGACCACGAGCACGCAGTACGACTGGGTCAAGGGCCTGCCCACGGCCATCATCACCGATCCGTCCGGCCTGGCTCTGAAGACCACCACGTCATACGACTCCCAGGGCCGGGTCACCAAGACGACCCTGCCCAAGTCGTCCGGCACGGACGCCGGGGCCACCGTCACCACCTACTACTCGGCCACCGGCACGGGTGCTTGCAACGGCAAGCCCGAGTGGGCCGATTTCGTCTGCTCCACCAGCCCGGCCGGCACCATCACCGGGGGCGGCTCCAACCCCACCCAACTGCCCACCAAGACCGCCGAATACGACCGTTGGGGCAACGTCGCCAAGACGACGGAGACCGCGAACTCGGTCACTCGCACAGCCATCAACACCTACGACGGCGCGGGCCGCATCAAGACCACCTCGGTGAGCGGCGGGGTGGGCACGGCCGTGCCGGACACGACCACCGCGTACGACAGCGACAGCGGTGACGTGGCCACGGTCACCTCCAACGGACACACCATCACCCACACCTACGACCAGCTCGGACGGGAGATCTCCTACAACGACGGTGCGGGCAACACCGCCGCCACGCAGTACGACGCGCTCGGGCGGCCGGTGCAGACCACCGACTCCGCCCCGTCGACCACCACCTACACCTACGACACGTCCAAGGACCCGCGCGGTCTGGAGACCTCCCGCACCGACTCGGTCGCCGGCACCTTCGCCGCGACCTACGACGCGGACGGGGAACTCGCCACCGAATCGCTGCCGGGCGGCTACACCCTGACCGTCACTCAGGACGAGACCGGCGCAGAGACCTCCCGGGTCTACACCCAGGACAGCGACAACAGTGTCGTCGCCTCCGACACCACGGAGGAGAGCGTCCAGGGCCAGGTCGTGGCCGACACCGACACCGCGGGCCAGAGCCGCAGCCGCGCCTACACCTACGACGCAGCCGGACGCCTCACCAGGGCGGACGACACCGACCCGGACGGCGCCTGCACCCGCCGCGACTACACCTTCGACAACAACACCAACCGCACCGCCCTGGCCACCTCAACCAGTGACGTCAGCGCGGCCTGCACCAGCACGGGCGCGACGACGACGTCGTACACCTACGACAGCGCCGACCGTCTGGTCACCTCCGGCACGGTCTACGACGCCTTCGGCCGCACCACGACCCAGGCATCCGGAGCAACCATCGGCTACTACGCCAACGACCTCGTCCGCCAGCAGACCAAGGACAGTAAGCGCCAGACCTGGTCGCTGGACGCGTCCGGCCGCCTGGCCGCCTGGACCACCGAGACCCAGGGAACAGACGGCACCTGGACCCAGACCGGATCCAAGACCAACCACTACGGCTCCGACGGCGACAGCCCCGACTGGACCCAGGAGACCAGCTCCACCATCACACGCAACGTCCAGGGCAGCGGCGGAGACCTGGACGCGATCACCAGCGCTTCCGGCGACACCGTCCTGCAGCTGACGGACATCCACGGCGACGTGACCGTGCGGCTGCCGCTGGACACCAGCACGGCTCCCACCGCACTCGCTTATGACGAGTACGGCAACCCGGAAGGCGACACCACCGCCAACCGCTACGGCTGGCTCGGCGGCAAACAACGCTCCAGCGAAACGGTCACCGGCGCCACCCTCATGGGGATACGCCTCTACGATCCGACCACAGGACGCTTCCTGTCCGTCGATCCTGTCCCCGGCGGCTCGGCAAACTCGTACGAGTACTGCAACGGCGACCCCATCAACAACTTCGACCTCGACGGCAAGAGCTGGTGGCGTCGAGCACTGAAGTACACCGCGATCGGAGCCGGCATCGCCGGTGCAATCGCATGCGGCGCCTCGGTCGTCTGCGGTATCGCTGTCGGCGCGGCAGCAGGGGCCGGCGCCTACGCTGCCACGCACGCCGGACGGCGAAGCTGGAGGTGGAACGGATTCGCCAAGGCGACGACCGTCGGAGCCCTCAGCGGCATCGGGTGGGGAGGCTTCACCCGGGGCGCCGGCCACGAAGGCATCCACCTCGCATGGGGTGGTGCAAGGCGCTTCGGAGTAAGCTTCACCAAGAAGGCGTCCGCACGAGGCAGTAATTTCTGGTGGAACAGAGCAGGAAAATACAGCAACAACTTCCGCATTCACAGTCACCGCATTCCGGGAATGTCTCGCTGGAAGTTCATCCACTACCACCGTCGCGGAAACGGAAACATCGGAAACCACAGGCCATGGCAGGGAAAGTGGTAA